The following proteins come from a genomic window of Xiphophorus couchianus chromosome 19, X_couchianus-1.0, whole genome shotgun sequence:
- the kop gene encoding S100P-binding protein isoform X2, whose amino-acid sequence MDNESNANTIFSRQNPPNTNHLKPLSVCSRMVMCDQHKGPRSPMEPSNPFVNLKIKIVNDSGKKRKLGDSGTINDYNSPCKKQCSSNALSPDLGCFMDYSSPLARNNSLSPFAAPYPVLKEETPAGRETKETVSSRLDLEHVQCRCSKKEVEKTEKIVKNISPVFDNDVDDILCLNPPKLEMVEPTIKEEKPDAGLVEDDRGYVSSILHSEECKTEHPPEQLGHEQASTCGPHFSFLIKDSSETVSGPLLGPVKCDGSFLEGEDEVFNIGQPIFESSVCQPSAEVEQKSGLSEALKMPVNISQTYNSGDYTVDTLYETTLPLQVQVKSKVVVPGQSEGTCKPASSTQPEQKTSSADKKRDKTVKRGRGHRPKILDNTMEWEHHKNQYIFSVKSHMTENPGRAQGPMTELLDLMTHVAGQTGSNGSQWQHPSDLTCRQRLCCTSPGCGTVCVDVK is encoded by the exons ATGGACAATGAATCAAATGCAAACACAATATTCAGTCGCCAAAATCCACCAAATACGAACCACCTGAAGCCTCTTTCTGTCTGTTCCCGGATGGTCATGTGTGACCAACATAAAGGTCCTCGTTCCCCAATGGAGCCTTCTAATCCTTTTGTcaacttaaaaattaaaatagttaatgactctgggaaaaaaaggaaactggGGGATAGTGGCACGATCAATGACTACAACAGTCCATGTAAAAAGCAGTGTAGTTCCAATGCTCTGTCCCCAGACCTTGGCTGCTTTATGGACTACTCTAGCCCTCTTGCAAGGAACAATTCACTATCCCCCTTTGCAGCACCGTACCCTGTGCTTAAAGAAGAGACTCCAGCTGGGAGAGAAACTAAAGAAACGGTGAGCTCTCGGCTGGATTTGGAGCATGTTCAGTGTCGGTGCTCCAAAAAGGAGGTAGAGAAGACTGAGAAGATCGTCAAAAACATCTCACCTGTGTTTGACAATGACGTTGATGACATCTTATGCCTCAATCCACCAAAACTGGAGATGGTAGAACCAACCATTAAGGAGGAAAAACCTGACGCTGGACTTGTGGAGGATGACAGAGGATACGTTTCCTCTATCTTGCATTCAGAAGAATGCAAGACAGAACATCCACCAGAGCAGCTGGGGCACGAGCAAGCTTCAACATGTGGTccgcatttttcttttttaattaaggaCAGTAGCGAGACTGTGAGTGGACCACTGCTGGGACCTGTTAAGTGTGATGGAAGCTTTTTAGAGGGAGAAGATGAGGTTTTTAATATTGGACAGCCAATATTTGAGTCCTCTGTATGCCAGCCATCTGCTGAAGTAGAGCAGAAGAGTGGGCTGTCAGAAGCTCTTAAGATGCCTGTAAACATATCCCAGACCTACAACTCTGGAGACTACACTGTGGACACTTTATATGAAACCACATTGCCTTTACAGGTGCAG GTGAAATCAAAAGTGGTGGTTCCAGGTCAGAGTGAGGGGACCTGCAAACCAGCATCCTCTACCCaaccagaacagaaaacaagctCTGCAGACAAAAAGAGGGATAAAACTGTCAAGCGTGGAAGGGGTCACAG acCCAAAATCCTTGACAACACTATGGAATGGGAACATCATAAAAATCAGtacatattttctgtcaaaagCCACATGACTGAAAATCCAGGTAGAGCTCAAG GACCCATGACTGAACTTCTGGACTTGATGACGCATGTTGCCGGTCAGACGGGCTCTAATGGCTCTCAGTGGCAGCACCCCTCGGACCTCACATGCAG
- the kop gene encoding S100P-binding protein isoform X3, translated as MDNESNANTIFSRQNPPNTNHLKPLSVCSRMVMCDQHKGPRSPMEPSNPFVNLKIKIVNDSGKKRKLGDSGTINDYNSPCKKQCSSNALSPDLGCFMDYSSPLARNNSLSPFAAPYPVLKEETPAGRETKETVSSRLDLEHVQCRCSKKEVEKTEKIVKNISPVFDNDVDDILCLNPPKLEMVEPTIKEEKPDAGLVEDDRGYVSSILHSEECKTEHPPEQLGHEQASTCGPHFSFLIKDSSETVSGPLLGPVKCDGSFLEGEDEVFNIGQPIFESSVCQPSAEVEQKSGLSEALKMPVNISQTYNSGDYTVDTLYETTLPLQVQVKSKVVVPGQSEGTCKPASSTQPEQKTSSADKKRDKTVKRGRGHRPKILDNTMEWEHHKNQYIFSVKSHMTENPGRAQGPFSHLPVLWSYSFICVVPTGGRK; from the exons ATGGACAATGAATCAAATGCAAACACAATATTCAGTCGCCAAAATCCACCAAATACGAACCACCTGAAGCCTCTTTCTGTCTGTTCCCGGATGGTCATGTGTGACCAACATAAAGGTCCTCGTTCCCCAATGGAGCCTTCTAATCCTTTTGTcaacttaaaaattaaaatagttaatgactctgggaaaaaaaggaaactggGGGATAGTGGCACGATCAATGACTACAACAGTCCATGTAAAAAGCAGTGTAGTTCCAATGCTCTGTCCCCAGACCTTGGCTGCTTTATGGACTACTCTAGCCCTCTTGCAAGGAACAATTCACTATCCCCCTTTGCAGCACCGTACCCTGTGCTTAAAGAAGAGACTCCAGCTGGGAGAGAAACTAAAGAAACGGTGAGCTCTCGGCTGGATTTGGAGCATGTTCAGTGTCGGTGCTCCAAAAAGGAGGTAGAGAAGACTGAGAAGATCGTCAAAAACATCTCACCTGTGTTTGACAATGACGTTGATGACATCTTATGCCTCAATCCACCAAAACTGGAGATGGTAGAACCAACCATTAAGGAGGAAAAACCTGACGCTGGACTTGTGGAGGATGACAGAGGATACGTTTCCTCTATCTTGCATTCAGAAGAATGCAAGACAGAACATCCACCAGAGCAGCTGGGGCACGAGCAAGCTTCAACATGTGGTccgcatttttcttttttaattaaggaCAGTAGCGAGACTGTGAGTGGACCACTGCTGGGACCTGTTAAGTGTGATGGAAGCTTTTTAGAGGGAGAAGATGAGGTTTTTAATATTGGACAGCCAATATTTGAGTCCTCTGTATGCCAGCCATCTGCTGAAGTAGAGCAGAAGAGTGGGCTGTCAGAAGCTCTTAAGATGCCTGTAAACATATCCCAGACCTACAACTCTGGAGACTACACTGTGGACACTTTATATGAAACCACATTGCCTTTACAGGTGCAG GTGAAATCAAAAGTGGTGGTTCCAGGTCAGAGTGAGGGGACCTGCAAACCAGCATCCTCTACCCaaccagaacagaaaacaagctCTGCAGACAAAAAGAGGGATAAAACTGTCAAGCGTGGAAGGGGTCACAG acCCAAAATCCTTGACAACACTATGGAATGGGAACATCATAAAAATCAGtacatattttctgtcaaaagCCACATGACTGAAAATCCAGGTAGAGCTCAAG GACCATTTTCACATTTACCAGTTTTATGGAGCTATTCATTTATCTGTGTTGTTCCCACTGGTGGAAGAAAATGA
- the kop gene encoding S100P-binding protein isoform X1, producing MDNESNANTIFSRQNPPNTNHLKPLSVCSRMVMCDQHKGPRSPMEPSNPFVNLKIKIVNDSGKKRKLGDSGTINDYNSPCKKQCSSNALSPDLGCFMDYSSPLARNNSLSPFAAPYPVLKEETPAGRETKETVSSRLDLEHVQCRCSKKEVEKTEKIVKNISPVFDNDVDDILCLNPPKLEMVEPTIKEEKPDAGLVEDDRGYVSSILHSEECKTEHPPEQLGHEQASTCGPHFSFLIKDSSETVSGPLLGPVKCDGSFLEGEDEVFNIGQPIFESSVCQPSAEVEQKSGLSEALKMPVNISQTYNSGDYTVDTLYETTLPLQVQVKSKVVVPGQSEGTCKPASSTQPEQKTSSADKKRDKTVKRGRGHRPKILDNTMEWEHHKNQYIFSVKSHMTENPGRAQGPMTELLDLMTHVAGQTGSNGSQWQHPSDLTCRNYQKRFGNETPTMTLSEWQAQNNTHHKRFSKVPKIFERSPYP from the exons ATGGACAATGAATCAAATGCAAACACAATATTCAGTCGCCAAAATCCACCAAATACGAACCACCTGAAGCCTCTTTCTGTCTGTTCCCGGATGGTCATGTGTGACCAACATAAAGGTCCTCGTTCCCCAATGGAGCCTTCTAATCCTTTTGTcaacttaaaaattaaaatagttaatgactctgggaaaaaaaggaaactggGGGATAGTGGCACGATCAATGACTACAACAGTCCATGTAAAAAGCAGTGTAGTTCCAATGCTCTGTCCCCAGACCTTGGCTGCTTTATGGACTACTCTAGCCCTCTTGCAAGGAACAATTCACTATCCCCCTTTGCAGCACCGTACCCTGTGCTTAAAGAAGAGACTCCAGCTGGGAGAGAAACTAAAGAAACGGTGAGCTCTCGGCTGGATTTGGAGCATGTTCAGTGTCGGTGCTCCAAAAAGGAGGTAGAGAAGACTGAGAAGATCGTCAAAAACATCTCACCTGTGTTTGACAATGACGTTGATGACATCTTATGCCTCAATCCACCAAAACTGGAGATGGTAGAACCAACCATTAAGGAGGAAAAACCTGACGCTGGACTTGTGGAGGATGACAGAGGATACGTTTCCTCTATCTTGCATTCAGAAGAATGCAAGACAGAACATCCACCAGAGCAGCTGGGGCACGAGCAAGCTTCAACATGTGGTccgcatttttcttttttaattaaggaCAGTAGCGAGACTGTGAGTGGACCACTGCTGGGACCTGTTAAGTGTGATGGAAGCTTTTTAGAGGGAGAAGATGAGGTTTTTAATATTGGACAGCCAATATTTGAGTCCTCTGTATGCCAGCCATCTGCTGAAGTAGAGCAGAAGAGTGGGCTGTCAGAAGCTCTTAAGATGCCTGTAAACATATCCCAGACCTACAACTCTGGAGACTACACTGTGGACACTTTATATGAAACCACATTGCCTTTACAGGTGCAG GTGAAATCAAAAGTGGTGGTTCCAGGTCAGAGTGAGGGGACCTGCAAACCAGCATCCTCTACCCaaccagaacagaaaacaagctCTGCAGACAAAAAGAGGGATAAAACTGTCAAGCGTGGAAGGGGTCACAG acCCAAAATCCTTGACAACACTATGGAATGGGAACATCATAAAAATCAGtacatattttctgtcaaaagCCACATGACTGAAAATCCAGGTAGAGCTCAAG GACCCATGACTGAACTTCTGGACTTGATGACGCATGTTGCCGGTCAGACGGGCTCTAATGGCTCTCAGTGGCAGCACCCCTCGGACCTCACATGCAG aaattacCAGAAACGCTTTGGGAACGAAACACCAACCATGACCTTGAGTGAATGGCAGGCACAGAATAATACTCACCACAAGCGCTTCTCCAAAGTCCCCAAAATTTTCGAAAGAAGCCCCTATCCTTGA